A genomic segment from Campylobacter concisus encodes:
- the dnaK gene encoding molecular chaperone DnaK — MSKVIGIDLGTTNSCVSVFERGESKVIPNKEGKNTTPSVVAFTDKGEILVGDVAKRQAVTNPEKTIYSIKRIMGLMSNEKNAEEAKARLPYHVVDRNGACAVEIAGKVYTPQEISAKILIKLKEDAEAYLGEKVTDAVITVPAYFNDSQRKATKEAGTIAGLNVLRIINEPTAAALAYGLDKKEAEKILVYDLGGGTFDVTVLETGDNIVEVLATGGNAFLGGDDFDNKIIDWLVSEFKNETGIDLKGDIMALQRLKEAAENAKKELSSAQETEINLPFITADATGPKHLVKKLTRAKFEGMIDSLVGETITKINEVTKDAGLNKSDIKEVVMVGGSTRVPLVQEEVKKAFGKELNKSVNPDEVVAIGAAIQGAVIKGDVKDVLLLDVTPLSLGIETLGGVMTKIIEKGTTIPTKKSQVFSTAEDNQSAVTIMVLQGEREFARDNKSLGNFNLEGIPAAPRGVPQIEVEFDIDANGILTVSAKDKATGKAQNITISGSSGLSEEEINNMVKDAELHKEEDKKRKDAVEARNQADALVHQTEKSMSELGEKVPAEDRSNIEAALNDLKEVLKDENSSKEQIDAKVEALSKASHKLAEAMYKKDENAGANGGNNKKDDDVIDAEVE; from the coding sequence ATGTCAAAAGTTATAGGTATAGACTTAGGTACAACAAACTCTTGTGTGAGCGTTTTTGAGCGCGGCGAGAGCAAGGTTATCCCAAATAAAGAGGGTAAAAACACAACTCCATCTGTTGTTGCTTTTACAGACAAAGGTGAAATTCTAGTAGGTGACGTTGCAAAACGTCAAGCAGTTACAAACCCTGAAAAAACGATATATTCTATCAAACGTATCATGGGTTTGATGAGCAATGAAAAAAATGCTGAAGAGGCAAAGGCTCGCTTGCCATATCATGTCGTAGATAGAAACGGCGCTTGCGCGGTTGAGATCGCTGGTAAGGTCTATACTCCGCAAGAAATTTCAGCAAAAATTCTCATCAAACTAAAAGAAGACGCTGAAGCATATCTTGGTGAAAAGGTAACAGACGCGGTTATCACCGTACCTGCATACTTTAACGATAGCCAAAGAAAAGCTACAAAAGAGGCTGGAACGATCGCAGGACTAAACGTGCTTCGTATCATCAACGAGCCAACAGCTGCGGCACTTGCTTATGGTCTTGATAAAAAAGAGGCTGAGAAAATTTTAGTTTATGACCTAGGTGGCGGTACATTCGACGTTACAGTGCTTGAAACTGGCGATAATATCGTTGAAGTTTTGGCAACCGGTGGTAACGCATTCTTAGGTGGTGATGACTTTGATAACAAGATCATCGACTGGCTAGTAAGTGAGTTTAAAAACGAAACTGGTATCGATCTAAAAGGCGATATCATGGCACTTCAACGCTTGAAAGAAGCAGCTGAAAATGCTAAAAAAGAGCTAAGCTCAGCTCAAGAGACTGAGATAAATTTACCATTTATCACAGCTGATGCGACTGGTCCAAAACACCTTGTTAAAAAGCTAACTCGTGCTAAATTTGAGGGCATGATCGACTCACTTGTGGGCGAGACTATCACTAAGATAAATGAGGTAACAAAAGACGCTGGTTTAAATAAAAGCGACATCAAAGAGGTCGTAATGGTCGGTGGCTCAACTCGTGTACCACTCGTTCAAGAAGAGGTTAAAAAGGCATTTGGTAAAGAGCTAAATAAGAGCGTTAATCCAGATGAGGTCGTAGCTATCGGTGCTGCTATCCAAGGCGCTGTTATAAAAGGCGACGTAAAAGATGTGCTACTTCTTGACGTAACTCCACTTAGCCTTGGTATCGAAACACTTGGCGGCGTGATGACAAAGATCATCGAAAAAGGTACAACCATACCAACTAAGAAAAGCCAAGTCTTCTCAACTGCTGAAGATAATCAAAGTGCGGTTACTATTATGGTTTTACAAGGTGAGCGTGAGTTTGCAAGAGATAATAAATCACTTGGAAATTTCAACCTCGAAGGCATCCCAGCAGCTCCAAGAGGCGTACCTCAAATAGAAGTTGAGTTTGACATCGACGCAAACGGAATTTTAACCGTTTCAGCAAAAGATAAAGCAACTGGCAAAGCTCAAAACATCACTATCTCTGGATCAAGCGGCTTAAGCGAAGAAGAGATAAACAATATGGTAAAAGATGCTGAGCTTCATAAAGAAGAGGACAAAAAACGCAAAGACGCAGTTGAGGCTAGAAATCAAGCTGACGCACTAGTTCATCAAACTGAAAAGAGCATGAGCGAGCTTGGCGAGAAGGTCCCAGCTGAGGATAGAAGCAACATCGAAGCTGCGCTAAACGATCTAAAAGAGGTCTTAAAAGATGAAAATTCTTCAAAAGAGCAAATCGATGCTAAAGTAGAAGCTCTAAGCAAAGCTAGCCATAAACTAGCAGAAGCTATGTATAAAAAAGATGAAAACGCTGGAGCAAACGGCGGAAATAATAAAAAAGACGACGATGTTATAGACGCTGAAGTCGAGTAA
- a CDS encoding trehalose-6-phosphate synthase — MYLFFLITHLICAIVFIGYVFFDVCIYPFAKKTVDTKTLEIVKKAYTKGSAKVFGTAFLLLLISGAYMAKDYFGGELGWWQSNFQKLLLVKIFVLLIMCLVTFISVFNVIILKKPDPFGKFSHLIALVLCLIMVILAKVMWWA; from the coding sequence ATGTACTTATTTTTTCTGATTACTCATTTAATTTGTGCCATTGTATTTATAGGATACGTATTTTTCGATGTTTGTATATATCCATTTGCTAAAAAAACGGTTGATACTAAAACCCTTGAAATAGTTAAAAAAGCCTACACAAAAGGTAGTGCAAAGGTTTTTGGCACGGCATTTTTATTGCTTTTAATAAGTGGCGCTTATATGGCAAAAGACTATTTTGGAGGCGAGCTTGGCTGGTGGCAAAGCAACTTTCAAAAGCTATTGCTTGTAAAAATTTTTGTTTTACTCATAATGTGCCTTGTAACTTTTATCTCTGTTTTTAATGTCATTATTTTAAAAAAGCCTGATCCATTTGGTAAATTTTCACATTTAATAGCTCTAGTGCTTTGCCTAATAATGGTCATTTTAGCAAAAGTAATGTGGTGGGCTTAA
- the ppk2 gene encoding polyphosphate kinase 2, with translation MSKDKKHQKSEKLGYEEELRLLQIELLKFQNYVKEKGLRVLMLMEGRDAAGKGGTIKRLTEHLNPRGCRIVALAKPSDVEKTQWYFQRYVTHLPSAGEIVIFDRSWYNRAGVEPVMGFCTQEEHKEFLREVPKFEEMVINSGIIFFKIYLSITKDEQKKRFKERQNDPLKQFKISPVDQKAQELWDQYSIAKYSMLLASHNSISPWVIVSSDNKKEARLNVFKFILSHVEYPKKINDYLEFDKNVVRDGSEEIKRIEEGLNKDKLKSID, from the coding sequence ATGTCAAAAGACAAAAAACACCAAAAAAGTGAGAAACTTGGCTATGAGGAAGAGCTTAGACTGCTTCAAATTGAACTTTTAAAATTTCAAAATTACGTAAAAGAAAAAGGCCTTAGAGTACTTATGTTAATGGAAGGGCGCGACGCAGCCGGCAAAGGAGGAACGATAAAACGCCTAACTGAGCATCTAAATCCAAGAGGTTGCCGTATAGTAGCGCTTGCTAAGCCAAGTGATGTCGAAAAAACGCAGTGGTATTTTCAAAGATATGTGACTCATCTACCAAGTGCCGGAGAGATCGTAATCTTTGATAGAAGCTGGTACAATAGAGCTGGTGTTGAGCCAGTAATGGGCTTTTGCACGCAAGAAGAGCATAAGGAATTTTTACGTGAAGTGCCAAAATTTGAAGAGATGGTCATAAACTCCGGCATAATTTTCTTTAAAATTTATCTATCAATCACAAAAGATGAGCAAAAAAAACGCTTCAAAGAGAGGCAAAATGATCCGTTAAAACAGTTTAAAATTTCACCCGTTGATCAAAAAGCACAAGAACTTTGGGATCAGTACTCTATCGCTAAATATTCTATGCTTCTTGCCTCTCACAATAGCATTTCACCATGGGTCATCGTCTCAAGCGATAACAAAAAAGAAGCTAGGCTAAATGTCTTTAAATTTATCCTAAGTCACGTTGAATATCCAAAAAAGATAAATGATTACTTAGAATTTGACAAAAACGTCGTAAGAGATGGAAGTGAAGAGATAAAACGCATAGAAGAAGGGCTAAATAAAGATAAGTTAAAGAGTATCGATTAA
- the dsbD gene encoding protein-disulfide reductase DsbD — MFLKFLFSLILFAGSLFAEVLDVSKAFVLTPSVDSQNVEVKFNFGENIYLYKESFEIKLAGKKINELLNLPSSENTGEYEIYPKDFSIFIPLNLVKENLLNGKAILDINYQGCAKNGICYRPQSKIYEITDQAGKFSIATFKKEQKSDTDSFAEEFSSEQDIANGLGDKNFFISLLTFFGYGLLLSLTPCVFPMIPILSSIIVSKGANLNAKKGFLLSFIYVVAMSLAYALAGVAASLLGFGIAGALQNIYVLGTFAAIFVILSFSMFGFYDIKLPAKFENLISKKSQNSSGYVGIFIMGFASALIVSPCVAAPLAGALLYIAQSGNIFYGGIMLFVMGLGMGVPLLIIGLSSGKLLPKPGSWMDEVKKIFGFLMLIMAVWILARVLGEFFELLGYGIIGVFMAVYFGAFEVAEQSWAKFKKAFFILVFIYSVMLIVGSFLGSKEAFSPLSGLNLAKSDSALKFNSVKNLYELNEVIKNSTKPVLVDFYADWCASCKEIEKITFKDSDVIDALANFALIRIDVTNGGSQNDEMLRNFGLIDPPALLLFSGGDELKFLRTIGFIDAKNFLAKLEKIK, encoded by the coding sequence ATGTTTTTAAAATTTCTTTTTTCGCTCATTTTGTTTGCAGGCTCGCTTTTTGCCGAGGTTTTAGATGTTAGCAAAGCCTTTGTTTTAACTCCAAGCGTTGATAGTCAAAATGTTGAAGTGAAGTTTAACTTTGGTGAAAATATCTATCTTTATAAAGAGAGTTTTGAGATTAAGCTAGCTGGCAAAAAGATAAATGAGCTATTAAATTTGCCAAGTAGTGAAAATACGGGAGAATATGAAATTTATCCAAAAGATTTTTCGATTTTTATCCCATTAAATTTGGTAAAAGAAAATCTTTTAAATGGCAAAGCAATACTTGACATTAACTATCAAGGCTGTGCTAAAAACGGCATTTGTTACCGTCCACAAAGTAAAATTTATGAGATAACTGACCAAGCTGGAAAATTTAGCATCGCTACTTTTAAAAAAGAGCAAAAAAGCGATACCGACAGCTTTGCTGAAGAATTCTCTAGCGAGCAAGATATCGCAAATGGGCTTGGAGATAAAAATTTCTTTATCTCGCTTCTTACTTTTTTTGGTTATGGTCTCTTGCTTTCACTAACTCCTTGCGTCTTTCCGATGATACCGATACTTTCAAGTATAATCGTCTCAAAAGGTGCTAATTTAAATGCAAAAAAAGGCTTTTTACTATCATTTATCTATGTTGTCGCGATGAGCCTAGCTTACGCATTAGCTGGAGTAGCGGCTAGTCTGCTTGGCTTTGGTATCGCAGGAGCTTTGCAAAACATCTATGTGCTCGGCACTTTTGCGGCCATTTTTGTCATTTTAAGCTTTAGTATGTTTGGATTTTATGATATAAAATTGCCAGCGAAATTTGAAAATTTGATAAGTAAAAAATCGCAAAATAGTTCAGGCTATGTTGGAATTTTTATTATGGGTTTTGCCTCAGCTCTCATCGTATCGCCTTGTGTAGCAGCACCATTAGCTGGCGCACTTCTTTATATCGCTCAAAGTGGAAATATCTTTTATGGTGGCATTATGCTTTTTGTCATGGGGCTTGGCATGGGAGTGCCACTGCTTATTATTGGGCTAAGCTCTGGAAAGCTCTTGCCAAAACCTGGTAGTTGGATGGATGAGGTGAAAAAAATCTTTGGTTTTTTGATGCTCATCATGGCAGTTTGGATCCTTGCACGTGTGCTTGGAGAATTTTTTGAGCTATTAGGATATGGCATTATAGGCGTTTTTATGGCGGTTTATTTTGGGGCATTTGAAGTAGCAGAGCAAAGCTGGGCTAAGTTTAAAAAAGCGTTTTTTATCTTGGTTTTTATATATTCAGTTATGCTAATAGTCGGTTCATTTTTAGGCTCAAAGGAGGCTTTTTCTCCGCTTTCTGGACTAAATTTGGCAAAAAGTGATAGTGCATTAAAATTTAATTCTGTTAAAAATTTATATGAACTAAATGAGGTAATAAAAAACTCAACCAAACCCGTTCTAGTAGATTTTTATGCTGATTGGTGTGCAAGCTGCAAAGAGATAGAAAAGATCACTTTTAAAGATAGTGACGTTATAGATGCTTTGGCAAATTTTGCACTTATTCGTATCGATGTAACAAATGGCGGATCACAAAATGATGAGATGCTAAGAAATTTTGGGCTTATTGATCCGCCTGCACTCTTGCTATTTAGTGGTGGCGATGAGCTAAAATTTCTTAGAACTATCGGCTTTATAGATGCTAAAAATTTTCTAGCAAAGCTTGAGAAGATTAAATAA
- the nth gene encoding endonuclease III has product MRTKKDILEIKRRLLEEFKDAKSELKFRNLYELLVCVMLSAQCTDKRVNLITPALFEAYKDVYELASANLASLKLMINSCSFFNNKAVNLIKMANSVVELYNGEIPLDEEKLKALAGVGQKTAHVVLLEATNANVMAVDTHVFRVAHRLDLSHAKTPEATEADLSHAFKTDLGKLHQAMVFFGRYTCKAKKPLCHECILNDLCNSKDKVI; this is encoded by the coding sequence ATGAGAACAAAAAAAGATATTTTAGAGATAAAAAGAAGACTTCTAGAAGAGTTTAAAGACGCTAAAAGCGAGCTTAAATTTAGAAATTTATATGAGCTACTTGTCTGTGTCATGCTCTCAGCTCAGTGCACCGATAAAAGGGTAAATTTGATCACCCCTGCCCTATTTGAGGCTTATAAAGATGTCTATGAACTAGCTAGTGCAAATTTAGCGAGTCTAAAACTAATGATAAACTCGTGCAGCTTTTTTAATAACAAAGCGGTAAATTTAATCAAAATGGCAAACAGCGTGGTTGAGCTTTATAATGGAGAAATTCCACTTGATGAAGAGAAGCTAAAAGCGCTTGCTGGAGTTGGGCAAAAGACCGCTCATGTCGTGCTTTTAGAAGCTACAAATGCAAATGTTATGGCTGTTGATACGCACGTTTTTAGAGTGGCGCACAGACTTGATCTTAGCCATGCAAAGACGCCAGAAGCCACTGAAGCTGATCTTAGCCACGCCTTTAAAACAGATCTTGGCAAGCTTCATCAAGCCATGGTGTTCTTTGGACGTTACACCTGTAAAGCCAAAAAACCGCTTTGCCATGAGTGTATTTTAAATGATCTTTGTAATAGCAAGGACAAGGTTATTTAA
- a CDS encoding peptidylprolyl isomerase, translating to MKKFLFPAVLSLAAAVTLNAAVVATVDGDAINDSDISALLSAAMPGFDASKLQPNEKKRIIDDLINRKLLLKDAKATGIEKDVDYIKAVKAAQEGIAVELYMRKLFDGIKVSDSDLRDFYNKNKASMNQPAQARARHILVEDEKTANDIIAQLKNLKGEALTKKFAELASQKSIDKGSAAHGGELGWFGQSQMVKPFADAAFSMANGTVSTKPVKTQFGYHVILKEDGKAAGTVSFEQAKPEIEQAVKMEKFQAAVRQKSEALRQKAKIEYK from the coding sequence ATGAAAAAATTTTTGTTTCCAGCAGTTTTAAGTTTAGCTGCAGCTGTCACTCTAAATGCAGCAGTAGTTGCAACAGTTGATGGCGATGCTATAAACGATAGCGATATCTCAGCACTTTTATCAGCGGCTATGCCAGGTTTTGACGCTAGCAAGCTTCAACCAAATGAGAAAAAACGTATAATCGACGATCTAATCAACAGAAAACTTCTTTTAAAAGACGCAAAAGCGACAGGCATTGAAAAAGATGTTGATTACATCAAGGCTGTAAAAGCTGCACAAGAAGGCATCGCAGTTGAGCTTTATATGAGAAAATTATTTGACGGTATAAAGGTAAGCGATAGCGATTTAAGAGATTTTTACAACAAAAACAAAGCTAGTATGAATCAACCAGCTCAAGCAAGAGCAAGACACATCTTGGTTGAAGATGAAAAAACAGCAAACGACATCATCGCTCAACTTAAAAATTTAAAAGGCGAGGCTCTAACTAAGAAATTTGCAGAGCTAGCAAGCCAAAAATCAATCGACAAAGGCTCAGCAGCACACGGCGGCGAGCTTGGCTGGTTTGGTCAAAGCCAAATGGTAAAACCTTTTGCAGACGCAGCATTTTCAATGGCTAATGGCACAGTTTCAACAAAACCAGTTAAAACTCAGTTTGGCTATCATGTTATCTTAAAAGAAGATGGCAAGGCAGCTGGCACTGTAAGCTTTGAACAAGCAAAACCAGAGATCGAGCAAGCTGTAAAAATGGAGAAATTCCAAGCTGCTGTTAGACAAAAAAGTGAAGCTCTACGCCAAAAAGCAAAGATAGAATACAAATAA
- the fbaA gene encoding class II fructose-bisphosphate aldolase, with translation MGVLDIVKPGVLSGDDVTKLYAYAKEQGFAIPAVNVVGSDSVNAVLEAAKVANSPVIVQFSNGGAGFYAGQACENAAVLGAITGAKHVHLLAKAYGVPVILHTDHAARKLLPWIDELVKASHEYKKTHGVPLFSSHMLDLSEENINENLSTCEKYLKELSELGISLEIELGVTGGEEDGVDNTSVDNALLYTQPEDVALAYERLSKISDKFSIAASFGNVHGVYKPGNVVLRPEILKNSQAYVAKKFNTKSDKPVNFVFHGGSGSELKDIKNAVSYGVIKMNIDTDTQWAFWDGVREYEVKNRAYLQGQIGNPEGDDKPNKKYYDPRKWLRSGEESMVKRLQTAFSDLNCLNRN, from the coding sequence ATGGGCGTTTTAGATATCGTAAAACCTGGTGTTTTAAGCGGAGATGATGTAACAAAACTTTATGCTTATGCCAAAGAGCAAGGTTTTGCAATACCTGCTGTAAATGTCGTAGGCAGCGACTCAGTAAATGCTGTTTTAGAAGCGGCAAAGGTTGCTAACTCGCCTGTTATCGTTCAGTTTAGTAATGGCGGTGCAGGTTTTTACGCTGGTCAAGCCTGCGAAAATGCAGCCGTTCTTGGTGCAATCACTGGAGCAAAACATGTTCATCTGCTTGCTAAGGCTTATGGCGTGCCAGTCATTTTACACACTGACCACGCTGCTAGAAAACTTTTGCCTTGGATAGATGAGCTAGTAAAAGCAAGTCATGAGTATAAAAAAACTCACGGCGTGCCACTTTTTAGCTCTCACATGCTTGATCTTAGTGAAGAGAATATCAACGAAAATTTAAGCACATGCGAGAAGTATCTAAAAGAGCTTAGTGAGCTTGGCATCAGCCTAGAGATCGAGCTTGGCGTCACTGGTGGCGAAGAAGATGGCGTAGATAACACAAGCGTTGATAACGCACTTCTTTACACTCAGCCAGAGGATGTCGCGCTTGCTTATGAAAGACTAAGCAAGATAAGCGATAAATTTAGCATCGCAGCTAGTTTTGGCAACGTTCATGGTGTCTATAAACCGGGCAATGTCGTGCTAAGACCAGAAATTCTTAAAAACTCACAAGCCTATGTCGCTAAGAAATTTAACACAAAAAGCGACAAGCCAGTAAATTTTGTATTTCACGGCGGTAGTGGCAGTGAGCTAAAAGATATCAAAAATGCTGTAAGTTATGGCGTTATCAAGATGAACATTGACACTGATACTCAGTGGGCTTTCTGGGACGGCGTGCGTGAGTATGAGGTTAAAAATAGAGCATACTTGCAAGGTCAGATCGGCAACCCAGAGGGCGATGATAAGCCAAATAAAAAATACTACGACCCAAGGAAATGGCTAAGAAGTGGCGAGGAGAGCATGGTTAAGCGTCTTCAGACTGCTTTTAGCGACTTAAACTGCCTAAATAGGAACTAA
- a CDS encoding MotA/TolQ/ExbB proton channel family protein, giving the protein MQNQNDFSELSVPKERQAHSFFVFFKVIFIPLAIYILAILAYLGVINFQMKLHTIVMMGVILFVAFIFSRHSALVVYSNFLANAKDYKIRLKEFIIAHLFEISGVKKANAKFEDFFESYTRNFRNDNLANIGQAVFPMLGILGTFISIAISMPSFSSSTANGLEKEIAILLNGVATAFYVSIYGIFLALWWMFFEKIGISKFERFYSEQKELSREFFWQENELNANFMKASVGYFKDSHDAFKMVLDDKFIKELSEQTNEKFNSLKELCEVEKNIINQSKAELSASLKMLNESGLKQDEFVKIHSDMLKAVGAFSNAFKDMEVKILTEHAKLGEIFSRNLNATKESQLKFEQTIKSFDAILKEFSLSLMKEQNEALKAFRTSLVESATIFKAAYEQEGRSLEREKERESLIAELKKNIDEIDKEANSVIEKIENLVQ; this is encoded by the coding sequence ATGCAAAATCAAAATGATTTTAGTGAGCTAAGCGTGCCAAAAGAGCGCCAAGCTCACTCTTTCTTTGTCTTTTTTAAAGTTATCTTTATCCCTTTAGCTATCTACATCTTGGCGATACTCGCGTATCTTGGCGTTATAAATTTTCAGATGAAGCTTCACACCATCGTTATGATGGGCGTTATACTCTTTGTCGCTTTTATATTTTCACGCCATAGCGCTTTGGTAGTTTACTCAAATTTTTTAGCAAATGCCAAAGACTACAAGATAAGGCTAAAAGAATTTATCATCGCTCATCTCTTTGAAATCTCAGGCGTCAAAAAGGCAAACGCTAAATTTGAAGATTTTTTCGAGAGCTATACAAGAAATTTTAGAAATGACAACCTAGCAAACATCGGCCAAGCAGTCTTTCCTATGCTTGGAATTTTGGGTACATTTATCAGTATCGCTATCTCTATGCCAAGCTTTAGCTCAAGCACTGCAAACGGACTTGAAAAAGAGATCGCTATACTGCTAAACGGCGTGGCTACGGCGTTTTATGTATCGATATATGGCATATTTTTAGCGCTTTGGTGGATGTTTTTTGAAAAGATCGGCATTAGTAAATTTGAGAGATTTTATAGCGAGCAAAAAGAGCTAAGCCGTGAGTTTTTCTGGCAGGAAAATGAGCTAAATGCAAATTTCATGAAAGCAAGTGTAGGCTACTTTAAAGATAGTCACGACGCCTTTAAAATGGTGCTTGATGATAAATTTATAAAAGAGCTAAGTGAACAGACAAATGAGAAATTTAACAGCCTAAAAGAGCTTTGCGAGGTTGAGAAAAATATCATCAATCAAAGCAAGGCAGAGCTTAGTGCAAGTTTAAAAATGCTAAATGAATCTGGACTAAAACAAGATGAATTTGTAAAAATCCACTCTGATATGTTAAAGGCGGTTGGTGCGTTTTCTAACGCCTTTAAAGATATGGAGGTTAAAATTTTAACCGAGCATGCAAAGCTTGGCGAAATTTTTAGTAGAAATTTAAACGCCACAAAAGAGAGCCAGCTTAAATTTGAGCAGACTATCAAGAGTTTTGATGCCATTTTAAAAGAATTTTCTCTCTCTTTGATGAAAGAGCAAAACGAGGCATTAAAGGCTTTTAGAACCTCGCTCGTGGAGAGTGCTACGATATTTAAGGCAGCGTATGAGCAAGAGGGCAGGAGCTTGGAGCGCGAAAAAGAGCGCGAGAGCCTCATTGCTGAGCTTAAGAAGAACATAGACGAGATCGATAAAGAAGCAAATTCTGTAATAGAAAAAATCGAAAATCTAGTGCAATGA
- a CDS encoding OmpA family protein, which yields MKINKNNEDQSSFWVSYADLMAGLLFVFMLLIGAVVVKYVLTQNTLENKEQAIITALANLKDAQGRNFTLEELNDALKSELSKISDENINLKKSNEIFVIQIDALKEKLAQLIDENKDANASIKELNASIFDLNQKMIVLNDEISSKDRALSDANASSEKNLAKIAFLLEQVSKKEARYDELLRDLNVTRDRVKNLTGIRVKVISALKDRLGSSIEIDPNSGALKLSSSVLFDKGSAVLKEEVKEELKATLSKYFDVLLNDKEIASNIDQIVIEGFTDSDGSYIYNLELSQKRAYAVMEFINSFSDDARLRKLLVASGRSYNELVFKDGAEDKDASRRIEIKFSLSNKEAINEIEKFLEFKGD from the coding sequence ATGAAAATAAACAAAAATAACGAAGATCAATCGAGCTTTTGGGTTTCGTACGCGGACTTGATGGCGGGTCTGCTCTTTGTTTTTATGCTGCTAATCGGCGCTGTCGTCGTAAAATACGTCCTAACTCAAAACACCCTTGAAAATAAAGAGCAAGCTATCATCACAGCTTTAGCAAATTTAAAAGACGCCCAGGGCAGAAATTTCACCCTTGAAGAGCTAAATGACGCCCTAAAAAGCGAGCTTTCAAAGATAAGCGACGAAAACATAAATTTAAAAAAATCAAATGAAATCTTTGTCATCCAAATAGACGCCCTAAAAGAAAAACTAGCCCAGCTCATAGATGAAAACAAAGATGCAAATGCGAGCATAAAAGAGCTAAATGCCAGCATTTTTGATCTAAACCAAAAAATGATCGTGCTAAATGATGAAATTTCATCAAAAGATAGAGCGCTAAGCGACGCAAATGCAAGTAGCGAGAAAAATTTAGCCAAGATCGCCTTTTTGCTCGAGCAAGTAAGCAAAAAAGAGGCTAGATACGACGAGCTTTTAAGGGATCTAAACGTCACTCGTGACAGGGTCAAAAACCTAACTGGCATAAGGGTAAAAGTGATCAGCGCCCTAAAAGATAGGCTGGGATCAAGCATCGAGATCGATCCAAACTCAGGCGCGCTAAAGCTTAGCTCCTCAGTGCTTTTTGACAAGGGCAGTGCAGTTTTAAAAGAAGAGGTCAAAGAGGAGTTAAAGGCGACGCTTAGTAAGTATTTTGACGTGCTTTTAAATGATAAAGAGATCGCCTCAAACATCGACCAGATCGTCATAGAGGGCTTTACAGATAGCGATGGAAGCTACATTTATAACCTGGAGCTTTCGCAAAAAAGAGCCTACGCTGTGATGGAGTTTATAAACTCATTTAGCGATGATGCACGCCTTAGAAAGCTACTCGTAGCAAGTGGCCGAAGCTACAATGAGCTAGTTTTTAAAGACGGAGCCGAGGACAAGGACGCTTCAAGGCGCATAGAGATCAAATTTTCACTCTCAAACAAAGAGGCTATCAACGAGATAGAGAAATTTTTGGAGTTTAAGGGTGATTGA
- a CDS encoding pyridoxal-phosphate dependent enzyme, with protein MIDKIRLREREFWLLRDDLLGEFNGNKARKLEYFLKADLSGIKAIVSHGSSQSNAMYSLSLFAKLKGLKFYYVVSHLSSNLEQDPVGNFKFALENGMEIFVKEEREKFARELAKSQNALFINEGIAQSEAELGFITQANEINEWSKKSGIRPDIFLPSGTGTSACYLAKHTDLRVFTAPCVGDSDYLKKQIYELDKNSKVQILNPPKKYHFGNLYKELYEIWLEVCKSGVEFELIYDPVGFMTLFANLDKLGSEILYIHQGGILGNITQRQRYERKLKLKEHK; from the coding sequence GTGATTGATAAAATTCGCTTAAGAGAGCGAGAATTTTGGCTTTTAAGAGATGATCTGCTAGGCGAGTTTAACGGCAACAAAGCAAGAAAGCTAGAGTATTTTCTAAAGGCCGATCTTAGCGGCATTAAAGCCATCGTATCTCATGGCTCAAGCCAGTCAAACGCGATGTATAGCTTAAGTCTTTTTGCCAAGCTAAAAGGGCTTAAATTCTACTACGTCGTCTCTCATCTAAGCTCAAATTTAGAGCAAGATCCGGTTGGAAATTTCAAATTTGCACTTGAAAATGGCATGGAAATTTTTGTAAAAGAGGAGCGTGAGAAATTTGCTAGAGAGCTAGCAAAGAGCCAAAACGCGCTCTTTATAAACGAGGGCATAGCACAAAGCGAGGCCGAGCTTGGCTTCATCACGCAAGCAAATGAGATAAATGAGTGGAGCAAAAAAAGTGGCATAAGGCCTGATATTTTTTTGCCATCAGGCACAGGCACAAGCGCATGCTACTTGGCAAAACACACCGATCTTAGGGTTTTTACAGCCCCTTGCGTAGGAGACAGCGACTATCTAAAAAAGCAAATTTATGAGCTAGATAAAAACAGCAAAGTGCAAATTTTAAATCCCCCAAAGAAGTATCATTTTGGAAATTTATATAAAGAGCTTTATGAAATTTGGCTTGAGGTTTGCAAAAGTGGTGTTGAATTTGAGCTTATTTACGACCCGGTGGGCTTTATGACACTTTTTGCAAATTTAGATAAGCTTGGGAGCGAAATTTTATATATCCACCAGGGCGGAATTTTAGGTAACATTACACAAAGACAAAGATATGAGAGAAAATTAAAATTAAAGGAGCATAAATGA